A genome region from Brevinematales bacterium includes the following:
- a CDS encoding TMEM165/GDT1 family protein, giving the protein MDWKLLFSTFALVFLAELGDKTQLTALAASAGSKSPWSVFIGASLALVVSTLIATLVGSALKSVLPEKVIKIAAAVLFLVFGGILLYTTLTGKEGIIKAAPAEREWKPGALERFALRMALEFEKSSVNDYEKYACTFDNETVCAVFREIAGDELKHHRELEALVSADIQDTAEAIETLPEGYPGKHPGGAGIASIGDLQTAVERAIAHENDSVEFYRSLAAHTPLPKLAAAFGSLAERESLHMRKLIDLRKQIV; this is encoded by the coding sequence ATGGATTGGAAACTGTTATTCAGTACGTTCGCCCTGGTATTTCTCGCCGAACTCGGAGATAAAACCCAACTGACCGCGCTTGCCGCGTCAGCGGGGTCGAAATCCCCGTGGTCGGTGTTTATCGGCGCGTCGCTCGCGCTTGTGGTATCGACTTTGATCGCGACATTGGTCGGTTCCGCGCTGAAATCGGTGCTCCCGGAGAAAGTGATAAAAATCGCCGCCGCCGTGCTGTTCCTCGTCTTCGGGGGAATCCTGCTCTATACCACCCTCACCGGAAAGGAGGGGATTATCAAGGCCGCGCCCGCCGAGCGGGAATGGAAACCCGGCGCGCTGGAACGTTTCGCCCTGCGGATGGCGCTCGAGTTCGAGAAGAGCAGCGTCAACGATTACGAAAAATATGCCTGTACGTTCGATAACGAAACCGTGTGCGCGGTGTTCCGTGAGATCGCCGGCGACGAACTGAAGCATCACCGCGAACTGGAAGCGCTGGTAAGCGCGGATATTCAAGATACCGCTGAGGCAATAGAAACTCTGCCGGAGGGATATCCCGGGAAACATCCCGGCGGCGCGGGTATCGCGTCGATAGGAGATTTACAGACTGCGGTAGAACGGGCGATCGCGCATGAGAACGACTCGGTGGAATTTTACCGATCGCTCGCCGCGCATACCCCGTTACCGAAACTCGCCGCCGCGTTCGGAAGCCTCGCAGAACGGGAATCCCTCCATATGCGGAAGCTGATCGATCTTCGGAAACAGATTGTATAA